One Lottiidibacillus patelloidae genomic region harbors:
- a CDS encoding sensor histidine kinase → MVHISSMTWKWLKSHILHSLAVMILFFAGYQIYLLININNKLFDSIFLTMLVFCTVFISGFSFFYKGIRNYQKRLEDFSTFIAILTRGNLKARIDTASEQDSDEIQKCSEELNELAEKVEGSVQSLQRLVEKNAELADKAHQLATEEERQRLARELHDAVSQQLFALNMMTSACLRVIEQDVSLAKKQMTEIAEMAGLAQAEMRALLLHLRPTHLTKDSLHEGIYKLIEELKSKCKISFITHIEEVKFLSTGIENHIFRIVQEALSNILRHADATEVKVSLYERGNDLRLLISDNGKGFNIEKEKLISYGLKTMKERCEELGGTLSLQSKEGEGTYLQVKVPLQVRREYDGEN, encoded by the coding sequence ATGGTTCATATTTCAAGTATGACATGGAAATGGTTAAAGTCGCACATATTACATTCTCTTGCAGTTATGATTCTCTTTTTTGCCGGATATCAAATCTACTTACTCATAAATATTAATAATAAATTATTCGATTCAATTTTTCTAACAATGCTAGTATTCTGTACAGTATTTATTAGTGGTTTTTCTTTCTTCTATAAAGGCATTAGAAATTACCAAAAGCGTTTAGAGGACTTTTCTACATTTATAGCTATCTTAACAAGGGGAAATCTTAAGGCACGAATTGATACAGCTTCTGAGCAAGACAGTGATGAAATTCAAAAATGCTCAGAAGAATTAAATGAACTGGCGGAAAAAGTTGAAGGCAGTGTCCAGTCATTGCAACGCCTAGTAGAAAAAAATGCTGAGCTTGCCGATAAAGCGCATCAATTAGCAACTGAGGAAGAACGTCAAAGGCTAGCTCGAGAACTTCATGATGCAGTTAGCCAGCAACTATTTGCCTTAAATATGATGACTTCAGCTTGCTTACGTGTCATTGAGCAAGATGTCTCATTAGCAAAGAAACAGATGACTGAAATTGCAGAAATGGCTGGACTTGCACAAGCAGAGATGCGCGCATTACTTTTACACTTACGTCCAACACATTTAACGAAAGACTCTTTACATGAAGGAATATATAAGTTAATAGAAGAGTTAAAGAGTAAGTGTAAAATAAGTTTCATTACTCACATTGAAGAAGTTAAATTTCTTTCGACTGGAATTGAAAATCATATATTTCGGATCGTTCAAGAAGCTTTATCAAACATACTTCGCCATGCAGATGCAACTGAAGTTAAAGTTAGTTTATATGAAAGAGGTAATGACCTACGCTTACTTATTAGTGATAATGGCAAAGGATTTAACATAGAAAAAGAGAAATTAATATCTTACGGATTAAAAACAATGAAAGAACGATGTGAGGAATTAGGTGGGACTTTGTCACTCCAATCAAAAGAAGGGGAAGGGACATACCTACAAGTGAAAGTTCCTCTTCAAGTTAGGAGGGAATATGATGGAGAAAATTAG
- a CDS encoding response regulator: MEKIRIAVVDDHDMVRKGILSYLITEPYLDIVGEASSGKTAVELAKREKPDVMLMDLLMENGTGIEATKEIMEFLPSCKIIIITSYYDDEQVFPAIEAGAYSYLLKTASATEVTDAIKKAINNEPVIEPKVANKMLNRIRKPEPTLHEQLTKRELEVLVCIGRGKTNQEIADELFIGVKTVKTHVSNILHKLDVSDRTQAAIYANRNNIL; encoded by the coding sequence ATGGAGAAAATTAGAATTGCTGTTGTTGATGATCACGATATGGTTAGAAAAGGAATTCTATCATACTTAATAACAGAGCCATATTTAGATATAGTCGGAGAAGCATCTAGTGGAAAGACAGCAGTTGAACTAGCAAAAAGAGAAAAGCCTGATGTTATGCTTATGGATTTACTAATGGAAAACGGTACAGGAATAGAAGCAACAAAAGAAATAATGGAGTTTTTACCTTCCTGTAAAATAATTATTATTACTAGTTATTATGATGATGAACAAGTATTCCCGGCAATTGAAGCGGGAGCATATAGTTATTTATTAAAAACAGCTAGTGCAACGGAAGTAACTGATGCAATAAAAAAAGCGATTAACAATGAGCCAGTTATCGAACCGAAAGTGGCGAATAAAATGTTGAATCGAATTAGAAAGCCAGAACCAACATTACATGAGCAATTAACAAAACGAGAATTAGAAGTCTTAGTTTGTATTGGCCGGGGGAAAACAAATCAAGAGATTGCTGATGAGTTATTTATTGGTGTTAAAACAGTAAAAACACATGTTAGTAATATTTTACATAAACTAGATGTTTCCGACCGAACCCAAGCTGCAATATATGCGAATCGTAACAACATACTATAA